The following coding sequences are from one Leishmania braziliensis MHOM/BR/75/M2904 complete genome, chromosome 36 window:
- a CDS encoding putative succinyl-CoA ligase [GDP-forming] beta-chain, producing the protein MLRFGRLCTPKTAGVQRRFLNIHEYQSKKIIKDNGGKVEFGIACKTIEEVEAACAKIKTEKKVVKSQILAGGRGKGVFKDGFQGGVHVCDSAAAAVEAAKHMLGNTLVTKQTGPKGQLVSTLYVTEAIADIKRELYLSLILDRKSASPMFVGSAEGGTSIEELAKTNPEKIKTMKVNVAEGVDHDAAVAYAKELGFSGETAEHAAEQIKTLYNIGKSNDCTMVEINPFVELKNGDVMEIDAKLSFDDNAAFRQKAIFSLEDQTMIDSKEVLAKKHDLNYIALEGNVGCLVNGAGLAMATMDAISLHGGSAANFLDAGGSASEAQIVSAFKIITGDPHVKSILVNIFGGIMHCDVIAQGVVNASKTLSTTIPIVVRLCGTNEQRGKDIISNSGLAIHSADDFDSAARKAVELAK; encoded by the coding sequence ATGCTACGCTTTGGTCGTCTGTGCACCCCCAAGACTGCCGgtgtgcagcgccgcttcctcaACATCCACGAGTACCAGTCCAAGAAGATCATCAAAGACAACGGCGGCAAGGTGGAGTTCGGTATCGCATGCAAGACAATCGAGGAGGTCGAGGCCGCGTGCGCCAAGATCAAGACGGAAAAGAAGGTCGTGAAGTCTCAGATCTTGGCTGGCGGTCGTGGTAAGGGCGTGTTCAAGGATGGATTCCAGGGTGGagtgcacgtgtgcgacagcgccgctgccgccgtcgagGCTGCCAAGCACATGCTCGGCAACACGCTGGTGACAAAGCAGACCGGTCCCAAGGGCCAGCTGGTGAGCACCCTGTACGTCACGGAGGCCATCGCGGACATCAAGCGAGAGCTTTACCTTTCCCTCATTCTTGACCGAAAGAGCGCGTCGCCCATGTTCGTTGGTAGCGCTGAAGGCGGTACCAGCATCGAGGAGCTCGCCAAGACGAACCCGGAAAAGATCAAGACCATGAAGGTCAACGTCGCTGAGGGGGTGGACCACGATGCGGCTGTGGCGTACGCCAAGGAGCTCGGCTTCTCAGGCGAGACGGCGGAGCACGCGGCGGAGCAAATCAAAACCCTCTACAATATCGGCAAGTCCAATGACTGCACCATGGTGGAGATTAACCCCTTTGTTGAGCTCAAGAATGGTGATGTGATGGAGATCGACGCGAAGCTCAGCTTCGACGACAATGCCGCCTTCCGCCAGAAGGCTATCTTCTCCCTGGAAGATCAGACCATGATCGATAGCAAGGAAGTGCTCGCCAAGAAGCACGACCTGAACTACATTGCCCTTGAGGGCAACGTCGGCTGTCTCGTGAACGGCGCTGGTCTGGCGATGGCCACCATGGACGCCATTTCCCTGCATGGTGGCAGCGCGGCCAACTTCCTTGATGCTGGCGGCAGTGCCTCTGAGGCTCAGATTGTGTCCGCCTTCAAGATCATCACGGGCGATCCGCATGTGAAGAGCATCCTGGTGAACATCTTCGGTGGTATCATGCACTGCGATGTCATAGCGCAAGGTGTCGTGAACGCCTCCAAGACGCTCAGCACCACCATCCCGATTGTGGTGCGTCTTTGCGGAACAAACGAGCAGCGTGGCAAGGACATCATCAGCAATAGTGGTCTCGCCATCCACTCCGCCGATGACTTTGATTCTGCTGCCCGCAAAGCGGTAGAGCTGGCCAAGTAG